One genomic window of Saprospiraceae bacterium includes the following:
- the tnpA gene encoding IS200/IS605 family transposase, with protein sequence MAHSYHQVYLQAVFAVKYRQSVLDKLWRPKLHGVIGNLINETGCKAIIVNGVEDHIHCFIGLRPVISISNLMQIVKGKSSKYINDHQLTKHRFEWQVGYGVFSYSKSHVERVFRYIANQEQHHLKQSFKKEYISLLNENKVSFEEQYIFKELE encoded by the coding sequence ATGGCACATTCGTATCATCAAGTTTACCTCCAGGCTGTTTTTGCTGTAAAATATCGGCAATCGGTTTTGGATAAATTATGGCGCCCAAAATTACATGGGGTCATTGGAAATCTTATTAATGAAACAGGCTGTAAAGCAATTATTGTAAATGGAGTAGAAGATCATATCCATTGCTTTATTGGATTAAGACCTGTGATTTCTATTTCTAATTTAATGCAAATTGTTAAAGGCAAAAGTTCTAAGTACATTAATGACCATCAACTTACAAAGCATAGATTTGAATGGCAGGTAGGGTATGGTGTATTTTCATATAGCAAATCACATGTCGAACGAGTATTTAGATATATTGCCAATCAAGAGCAACATCATTTAAAACAAAGTTTTAAGAAGGAGTACATTTCATTACTTAATGAGAATAAAGTATCCTTTGAGGAGCAATATATTTTTAAAGAATTGGAATAA
- a CDS encoding alpha/beta hydrolase, whose protein sequence is MHYFITNREIQQRGTKEVIRPDGREHAGDDLRFGSYDIENDEFELFPDPTKTNQITYSGLKATNTSSLKGSARFFKELYDDFRNKENQTSGKNDVLFFIHGFNTDLNSVRSNFKELHKRYVLNEESPIGRIVIFTWPGRSSDLPLHYHDDKKDAERSGETLARCMAKLLDFFQVFLARERNPLCKGKVHLLVHSMGNRVLKQMMIEMSIKQIPYPEIFDQIILMAADIEYSIFEKGEAFNRLIELGKRIHIYFHEKDIVLDISKYTKNFNNRLGRYGRKRNDIVSPDIIDVNATGVKDDLKPGLRTNQLNHWYYYSSSLVIAHVIKVLNGEPAKGVV, encoded by the coding sequence ATGCATTATTTCATAACGAATAGAGAAATTCAACAACGCGGAACTAAAGAAGTAATTCGGCCTGATGGAAGAGAACACGCAGGTGATGATTTGCGATTTGGTAGCTATGATATAGAAAATGATGAATTTGAGTTATTTCCGGATCCGACGAAAACGAATCAAATAACATACAGTGGTCTAAAAGCGACAAATACCTCAAGTTTAAAAGGCTCAGCGAGATTCTTTAAAGAACTGTATGATGATTTTCGGAATAAGGAAAATCAAACAAGTGGTAAAAATGATGTATTGTTTTTTATTCATGGATTTAATACAGATCTTAATAGTGTTCGAAGTAATTTTAAGGAACTACATAAACGTTATGTTTTGAATGAGGAATCACCCATTGGCAGAATAGTGATTTTTACATGGCCTGGTCGAAGTAGTGACTTGCCCTTACATTACCATGATGATAAAAAAGATGCTGAACGAAGTGGTGAAACATTGGCTCGATGTATGGCTAAATTATTGGATTTTTTTCAAGTCTTTCTTGCCCGTGAGCGCAATCCATTATGTAAAGGCAAAGTTCATCTTTTAGTTCATTCTATGGGAAATAGGGTACTTAAACAAATGATGATTGAAATGTCTATCAAGCAAATTCCGTATCCAGAAATATTTGATCAGATTATCTTGATGGCGGCTGATATTGAGTATAGTATTTTTGAAAAAGGGGAAGCTTTTAATCGATTAATTGAGTTGGGAAAAAGAATCCATATTTATTTTCATGAAAAAGATATCGTCCTCGATATTTCAAAATATACTAAGAATTTTAATAATCGTCTGGGTCGATATGGCAGGAAGCGAAATGACATTGTAAGTCCTGATATTATTGATGTTAACGCCACTGGTGTAAAAGATGACCTTAAGCCAGGTTTACGAACAAATCAACTGAATCATTGGTATTATTACAGTAGTTCTTTGGTAATTGCCCATGTAATTAAAGTTTTAAATGGAGAGCCGGCGAAAGGGGTTGTTTGA
- a CDS encoding T9SS type A sorting domain-containing protein, whose translation MSNRTIFLIQALTFSMCCVISIFTYSQDGSLDLSFDHDGKITTAIGINNDLGNAVIIQLDGKIVIGGKSGSNAALVRYQTNGSLDNTFGTGGIINNIGCSNFAGNSLTMQSDGKLLVGGYCGIFPNFDFALTRFHHNGILDNTFGTNGTVITPVLNGGDQGMAVAIQSDGKILQGGYTDNGSNSDFALLRYLENGTLDSTFGNNGKVTTAVGIAGDIIRSILVQSDGKIVVSGFGYTASSFSYDFVLVRYNSNGSIDQNFGSAGVTTTAIINSTNDYGESMTIQPDGKIIVGGYSYTGYLLLARYDIHGKLDNSFGNKGTVSTLFGCAYQNKYSIILQSDGKILIGGYSALNSPASDFSIARYESNGALDSSFGSNGIVRTPIGNGDDIATSIAVQPDGKIVLVGSSYNGSNFDFAAVRYNNEITTGVKKATNQISKIIFYPNPFSSETKCQWDVSFEDACLTVYDFSGFQVKQQLNISGKSFKLERDNLPAGLYFIRFTQKGKTILSDKLVIID comes from the coding sequence ATGTCCAATAGAACCATTTTCTTAATTCAGGCTCTTACATTCAGTATGTGTTGTGTAATATCTATATTCACCTATAGCCAAGATGGTTCCTTAGATCTCTCCTTTGATCATGATGGGAAAATTACGACAGCAATAGGCATTAATAATGATTTAGGAAATGCAGTGATCATCCAACTTGATGGCAAAATTGTGATCGGTGGAAAAAGTGGTAGCAATGCAGCACTTGTTCGATATCAAACGAATGGTTCCTTAGATAATACCTTTGGAACTGGTGGTATAATAAATAATATTGGATGCTCCAATTTTGCAGGAAATTCTTTAACAATGCAAAGTGATGGAAAACTTTTAGTTGGTGGTTATTGTGGGATTTTTCCTAATTTCGATTTTGCCTTGACGCGTTTTCATCATAACGGAATATTAGATAATACATTTGGCACAAACGGTACCGTAATAACACCTGTATTAAATGGTGGTGATCAAGGAATGGCAGTGGCCATTCAAAGTGATGGAAAAATACTTCAGGGAGGTTATACAGATAATGGTTCCAACAGTGATTTTGCTTTGTTGCGATATCTTGAGAACGGGACCTTGGATTCTACCTTTGGTAATAATGGGAAAGTAACAACAGCAGTTGGAATCGCTGGAGATATAATCCGCAGTATATTGGTGCAATCGGATGGTAAAATTGTGGTGTCAGGATTTGGTTATACTGCTTCAAGTTTTTCGTATGATTTTGTTTTAGTTCGTTACAATAGTAATGGAAGTATAGATCAAAATTTTGGTTCAGCTGGGGTAACAACCACTGCTATCATAAATAGTACCAATGATTATGGCGAATCAATGACCATCCAACCGGATGGAAAAATTATCGTTGGAGGATATAGTTATACAGGATACTTGCTCCTGGCAAGGTATGATATCCATGGTAAACTAGATAATTCATTTGGAAACAAAGGAACAGTTTCTACATTATTCGGGTGCGCTTATCAAAATAAATATTCCATAATATTGCAAAGTGACGGTAAAATTTTAATCGGAGGATATAGTGCTCTCAATAGTCCAGCTTCCGATTTTTCGATCGCACGATATGAATCTAATGGAGCATTGGATAGTTCTTTTGGTTCGAATGGAATTGTTCGCACTCCTATTGGAAATGGTGATGATATTGCAACATCAATCGCTGTTCAGCCTGATGGAAAGATTGTATTGGTTGGTAGCTCTTACAATGGTTCAAACTTTGATTTTGCAGCTGTGCGTTATAATAATGAGATTACAACAGGGGTTAAAAAAGCAACGAATCAAATCTCTAAAATAATATTCTATCCTAACCCTTTTTCCTCAGAAACAAAGTGTCAGTGGGATGTTTCATTTGAAGACGCATGCCTTACTGTTTATGACTTTTCAGGATTCCAAGTAAAGCAACAATTAAATATTTCTGGTAAGTCATTCAAATTAGAACGCGATAATTTACCAGCTGGATTATATTTTATCCGATTTACGCAAAAGGGGAAGACTATACTATCCGATAAATTAGTCATCATCGACTGA
- a CDS encoding DUF998 domain-containing protein, which translates to MHNLQENKEHFGQDQLIPFLWLRRSIGLLGILFPFVMYFGSKYFGKCDCPLHSVSAYYHSPMQNVFVGILCVIAMFLFTYRGPKKEDSWAANFACIFCLCVAFLPTTPDNSQPDCIVCYQYHFGVLHKISAVSFFLCLSYFSLILFPKTHEDQIPTAEKLNRNIVYRVCGYVMLGCMASIAIIAILIYFKIIPDIDSYVFWFECIALTFFGISWIVKGGWFLQDKPKI; encoded by the coding sequence ATGCATAATTTACAAGAAAATAAAGAGCATTTCGGACAAGACCAATTAATTCCATTTTTATGGCTCAGAAGAAGTATCGGACTGCTGGGTATTTTATTTCCATTTGTTATGTATTTTGGTTCAAAATATTTTGGAAAATGTGACTGTCCGCTACATTCTGTTAGTGCTTATTACCATTCGCCAATGCAGAATGTATTTGTAGGCATATTATGTGTTATTGCAATGTTTTTATTTACTTATAGAGGACCCAAAAAGGAAGACAGCTGGGCGGCAAATTTCGCATGTATCTTTTGTTTATGTGTTGCCTTTTTGCCAACGACGCCAGATAATAGTCAGCCGGACTGTATAGTTTGTTATCAATATCATTTTGGGGTATTGCATAAAATTTCTGCAGTTTCTTTTTTTCTTTGCCTAAGTTATTTTAGTTTAATTTTATTCCCAAAGACACATGAGGATCAAATACCAACAGCAGAAAAATTAAATCGCAATATTGTATATCGGGTTTGTGGTTATGTAATGCTTGGATGCATGGCCTCTATTGCAATCATTGCAATATTAATCTACTTTAAAATTATTCCGGATATCGATTCTTACGTGTTTTGGTTTGAATGTATTGCACTTACATTTTTTGGAATTTCCTGGATTGTCAAAGGTGGATGGTTTCTTCAGGATAAACCTAAAATTTAG
- a CDS encoding alkaline phosphatase family protein, with the protein MPQIIIGHTTASSSQIWARTEIEGNWWLVLSQHPFDDIIIDFNNVKVDDYFNSLVPSIVYLESRNFLSSNGLTNTFNISSLENDTNYFYLLVASNEINEIKDIERLTFGKSSQDYFRTMKYDLNTFSFGFYSCNDFEKTGSNLWPFFYKELKSKDAKFVIGGGDQMYADSSGEKYNIWKWLKKFKNHITAQCSDVDGNLIVDMVVDRLVVYYRELYVKYWKDHSLKDVYKQFPQYMIWDDHEIMDGWGSLTVQQRARRLNSLLVNDDLKLNKQLTNCLFIAASKAYYEFQHSHNPKTNINLKQLDTCVWDYNFEYSFTAFYVLDMRGHHDIEAKSGERLLGDQQKLRFENWINKSQVKSKKALFIVSPVPIIHWKDNFANTFDIALGNIPLAKDDFRDEWGHRSNEVERNWLLNLVLNASHERKQKIVFLSGDVHSLSVFKITVENKFKKACVYNITSSGISRKPAPLILQKSICGNKDRIMGFKDGRAIKFAGKTGKNNFTLITSSIHSDEIRIDCEICYYNKLKKQLKSIKIELV; encoded by the coding sequence ATGCCTCAAATAATCATTGGACACACAACAGCAAGTTCTTCTCAAATCTGGGCTAGAACCGAAATAGAGGGAAATTGGTGGTTAGTATTATCTCAGCATCCTTTTGATGATATAATAATTGATTTTAACAATGTTAAGGTTGATGATTATTTTAATTCATTAGTGCCTTCAATAGTATATTTGGAAAGTAGAAATTTTTTGAGTAGTAATGGTTTAACAAATACATTTAATATTTCTTCGCTTGAAAATGATACTAACTATTTTTATTTATTAGTAGCGTCAAATGAAATTAATGAAATTAAGGACATTGAGCGTTTAACTTTTGGTAAATCTTCGCAGGATTATTTTAGAACCATGAAGTATGATTTGAATACATTTTCATTTGGCTTTTATAGTTGTAATGATTTTGAAAAAACAGGATCAAATCTTTGGCCATTTTTTTATAAAGAACTTAAATCCAAGGATGCCAAATTTGTAATTGGAGGAGGTGATCAAATGTATGCTGATAGTTCTGGTGAAAAATACAATATTTGGAAGTGGTTAAAGAAGTTTAAGAATCATATAACTGCTCAATGTTCTGATGTGGATGGAAATTTAATTGTAGATATGGTGGTAGATAGGTTGGTAGTTTATTATCGGGAGTTATATGTTAAGTATTGGAAGGATCATTCATTAAAAGATGTTTATAAGCAATTCCCACAATATATGATTTGGGATGACCATGAAATCATGGATGGGTGGGGTTCACTTACAGTGCAACAACGAGCACGGAGATTAAATTCATTATTGGTGAATGATGATTTGAAATTAAACAAACAATTGACAAATTGTCTATTTATTGCTGCATCAAAGGCTTACTATGAATTTCAGCATTCACATAATCCTAAAACGAATATCAACTTAAAGCAACTAGATACTTGTGTTTGGGATTATAATTTTGAATATAGTTTCACTGCGTTTTATGTTTTGGACATGAGGGGCCATCATGATATTGAAGCAAAATCAGGTGAGCGTTTATTAGGCGATCAGCAAAAATTAAGATTTGAAAATTGGATTAACAAATCTCAAGTTAAAAGCAAGAAAGCCCTATTTATTGTTTCTCCTGTACCAATTATTCATTGGAAAGATAATTTTGCAAATACCTTTGATATTGCATTGGGCAATATTCCGCTCGCTAAGGACGATTTCAGGGACGAATGGGGTCACAGAAGTAATGAGGTAGAGCGAAATTGGTTATTAAATCTAGTTTTGAATGCATCCCATGAACGAAAGCAAAAGATTGTTTTTCTAAGTGGTGATGTACACTCTTTAAGTGTATTTAAAATTACTGTTGAGAATAAATTTAAAAAGGCTTGTGTTTATAATATAACTTCAAGTGGCATCTCAAGAAAACCTGCTCCTTTAATTTTACAAAAAAGTATATGTGGGAATAAGGATAGAATTATGGGATTTAAAGATGGTAGAGCCATTAAATTTGCAGGAAAAACTGGCAAGAATAATTTTACTTTAATTACTTCATCCATTCACAGTGATGAAATAAGAATTGATTGTGAAATTTGTTATTACAATAAATTAAAAAAACAATTGAAATCAATTAAGATTGAGCTTGTATAA
- a CDS encoding T9SS type A sorting domain-containing protein, translating to MSKIYNLLTRILVISLLAVSGLYAQKLVETGNRWNIAIYPTFSQNTTSYTVRIGEDTIVGTQNYHKVYYSFDSLNTNWSFNQIYLRQDSTKKVYSKQGSANERLLYDFNLQLKDTFSFDMYCVLIVDKIDSIYLNNGELRKRFKLIRKANPNFGEEYWIDGIGSNFGLLSHYGFCLTDYSEGLLCFYSKDELLYPKIPPTCFITSIREFERNLSIYPNPLNTELNILDDFSLFNSFEIYNSGGRFIKSGKLEIKLTRIDLNDLASGCYFIKLSSKSGYNFPYKFLKI from the coding sequence ATGTCTAAAATATATAATCTACTAACTCGAATCTTAGTGATTTCATTACTTGCAGTTTCAGGTTTATATGCACAAAAATTAGTGGAGACTGGGAATCGATGGAATATTGCCATTTATCCCACATTTTCACAAAACACTACATCTTACACAGTTAGAATAGGCGAGGATACCATAGTTGGCACTCAAAATTATCATAAAGTATATTATTCTTTTGATTCACTAAATACTAATTGGAGTTTTAATCAAATTTATTTGAGGCAGGATTCTACCAAGAAAGTATATTCCAAACAAGGATCAGCAAACGAACGGCTGCTTTATGATTTCAATTTACAATTGAAGGATACATTTTCCTTTGATATGTATTGTGTCCTAATTGTTGATAAGATAGATAGCATTTATTTAAATAACGGTGAACTGAGAAAGCGTTTTAAGTTAATTCGTAAAGCAAATCCAAATTTTGGAGAGGAATATTGGATCGATGGCATCGGAAGTAATTTTGGTCTCCTTTCTCATTACGGATTTTGCCTTACGGATTATTCTGAAGGATTATTGTGTTTTTATTCAAAGGATGAACTATTATATCCGAAGATACCTCCAACTTGTTTTATAACTTCTATAAGAGAATTCGAGAGAAATTTGTCCATCTATCCGAATCCACTAAATACTGAATTAAATATTTTGGATGATTTTTCACTATTTAATAGTTTTGAAATTTATAACTCTGGTGGCAGATTCATTAAAAGTGGCAAATTAGAAATCAAATTGACACGGATTGATTTAAATGATTTGGCAAGCGGTTGCTATTTTATAAAATTGAGTAGTAAAAGTGGGTATAATTTTCCATATAAATTCCTTAAGATTTGA
- a CDS encoding DUF1801 domain-containing protein codes for MVEQLQNYYLNKEEPKKSCLLALRSIILDQDTNITETQKWGMPCFCYKNKMFCYLWTDKKTDEPYILMVEGKYLDHPKLEEGNRSRMKIFRVNPNKDLPIKTIESILQKALNLYRAGIIKIKE; via the coding sequence ATGGTTGAGCAACTTCAGAACTACTATTTGAATAAAGAAGAACCAAAAAAGAGTTGTCTGCTGGCACTACGTAGTATTATTCTTGACCAAGACACAAATATAACTGAAACACAGAAGTGGGGAATGCCCTGCTTTTGCTATAAGAATAAAATGTTTTGCTACTTGTGGACAGATAAAAAAACAGACGAGCCTTACATTCTTATGGTTGAAGGAAAATATCTTGACCACCCAAAATTGGAAGAAGGCAACCGTTCTCGAATGAAAATATTTAGAGTTAATCCAAATAAAGATTTACCCATAAAGACCATTGAAAGTATTTTGCAAAAAGCGTTGAACTTATACCGAGCAGGCATAATAAAAATAAAGGAATGA
- a CDS encoding UpxY family transcription antiterminator encodes MNCWKVLCVQSKFEFKVEQQLAQLGIESYLPKINLIRQWSDRKKVLSTPTFPGNLFVHTDEKHRNDVFYIKAVKQYVQYENRDATLADEEVEKIRIAMCSITETVVNNSFLRKGSKVKIIDGLLTGYHGELVNFLGKQKLALYIKELPIGIYIEIPIRLCS; translated from the coding sequence ATGAATTGCTGGAAAGTACTTTGCGTCCAGTCTAAATTTGAATTTAAAGTTGAGCAACAATTAGCTCAATTAGGCATAGAAAGTTATTTACCCAAAATTAACTTGATCAGGCAATGGTCTGACAGAAAAAAAGTTCTCAGCACACCAACATTTCCGGGAAATTTATTTGTACATACTGATGAAAAGCATCGCAATGATGTATTTTATATTAAAGCTGTAAAGCAATATGTACAATATGAAAACAGAGACGCCACCCTGGCAGACGAAGAAGTAGAAAAGATTCGAATTGCGATGTGCTCCATAACCGAAACCGTTGTAAACAATAGCTTTTTAAGAAAAGGAAGTAAAGTTAAAATCATTGATGGTCTGTTAACTGGTTATCATGGTGAACTAGTAAATTTTTTAGGAAAACAAAAACTAGCTTTATATATCAAAGAATTACCAATTGGAATTTATATTGAAATTCCGATTCGTCTTTGCAGTTGA
- a CDS encoding YegP family protein — protein sequence MGKFTISTRSNGEYQFNLKAGNGQVILSSEGYSAKASCLNGIESVRKNSQEDDRYEHNTAANGKLYFNLKSTNGQVIGSSQMYADETGRTAGVDSVKNNAPEAEVEDLS from the coding sequence ATGGGCAAATTTACAATCAGTACCCGTTCTAATGGGGAATATCAATTTAATTTGAAAGCAGGAAACGGTCAGGTTATCCTAAGTAGTGAAGGTTATAGTGCAAAAGCAAGTTGTCTCAATGGCATTGAATCTGTCAGAAAAAACTCACAGGAAGATGATCGGTATGAGCATAATACCGCTGCAAATGGTAAATTATATTTCAATTTAAAATCTACCAACGGTCAGGTGATTGGATCTAGTCAGATGTATGCGGATGAAACTGGTAGGACAGCTGGAGTTGATTCTGTGAAGAACAATGCTCCAGAAGCAGAAGTTGAAGATTTGTCTTAA